In Drosophila yakuba strain Tai18E2 chromosome 2R, Prin_Dyak_Tai18E2_2.1, whole genome shotgun sequence, a single genomic region encodes these proteins:
- the LOC6529245 gene encoding protein deadlock isoform X2: protein MVTLERTANVNLQTHVLRIKKYCMVIVRNLSKMRMRQKLACWQQILTTLGTSSMSEQEWNTIFKGFLDSWLNPYCIQTSCDPSIPLRREFLVRPRKALQGNQTGSVATIPESAVFLEPTSSTKFPPCEASSSIKSRDTVVNSTGCDSGNRERSSSVSNKNSTYKNPGESEYAKIWKQGKRHSTVSSYKARISKRRDSKRRPHTCEPVGKSRESSVCARNEYVFKCRKASPHAPDLSTIKTKDSCASPDVLVLNSKNSASKSTQRRNSFGPTQDYKASSDKIIKRRNTCVPTGTPQYLKLKTGKGHNSGDKHKPSIRGNESKESSDDCDDQMPLSKWLLKINRDKPKALDLPHKIELTQTFCSPAPEQVKRKRGRPTNNKKTQPPREPSLKTNFTGQGKHSAELLTIKPKSETTQAKQLRNFAQKQPKQQKQRLKAPHQKKTASLQLRKGKQCMLEKISQQAKNFHKASGQQKPSTSQVHRNPPPKKMRNNGVKSISAKTLMPAHMPQTAINLKCSEIDGPVEKDLGQKIDSTYGSPNYRYDVLYEHNYNMFGDEDNFRRAQDYAPNKMDVDQPLVDAIKLSSPVGGEGASVELKHDDVYDIPMEIFREVEEIDRCLENLNNKTPSEIDTQIVHTSEFFDNLTRPSTAEVDKSDLMDLLMRGNEELDYEDDDDDVLSMAASWDGLDDEILAELEPIDKTTEQILNPEPSTETLKSIEKEDAHQIQKKKSFRIPKLNAEDLKTQPSVMRSLYEMEELEKNCKVAVPSPLADPPFAESNRKQRDEATAARRSREILPVFAPPYRVEPESCTNSPQFIPQVPIPPSGSNLEGVNWIEEVFGIRCMQSVDNRCISFNCDHTMNSLGEVQRRLFRMDEDTLVNFYRQTIRSIFLFQTYYTSFVDIFEFRRLWKHLLIMLADCRLYKSISAPLLVHAYEALYKCGMQKEAVKCIMEYVWLPCKAHKYRDFMLMTLNILCNANWDDYCDKLMKLDQDYNFEIPQKNLITILKSSVDRSDKFSNALKLITLHPNSICTNETIMSILSSTSKSYRQNESTSASQGPSGADSGPSSIITTSVAVQPCPPLRRHSTGPNFRHSPIAAYNSNENYSFHFSNEYSNNKQ from the exons ATGGTCACACTGGAAAGAACCGCTAATGTTAATTTGCAAACACATGTCTTAAGAATAAAGAAGTATTGTATGGTGATCGTGAGAAACTTGTCAAAAATGAGGATGCGCCAAAAACTAGCCTGCTGGCAGCAAATTCTGACCACGTTGGGAACGAGTTCCATGTCAGAGCAGGAATggaatacaattttcaaagGGTTCCTTGATAGCTGGCTAAATCCCTACTGTATCCAAACCAGCTGC GATCCTAGCATACCTCTAAGACGAGAGTTCTTGGTCAGACCGAGAAAAGCGCTGCAGGGAAACCAGACGGGATCGGTGGCCACAATTCCAGAGTCCGCTGTTTTCCTGGAACCCACCAGTTCCACAAAATTTCCTCCGTGTGAAGCTTCAAGTTCCATAAAGTCCCGTGATACCGTAGTAAATTCAACAGGTTGTGATTCTGGTAATAGAGAAAGATCTTCAAGTGTTTCGAATAAAAATTCTACGTATAAAAATCCTGGTGAATCCGAATATGCTAAAATCTGGAAACAGGGCAAAAGGCATTCGACTGTCAGTTCCTACAAAGCACGAATTTCCAAGCGCAGAGATTCTAAGCGGCGCCCACATACATGTGAACCTGTCGGCAAAAGCCGAGAATCAAGTGTTTGTGCTCGCAATGAATATGTTTTCAAGTGTAGAAAGGCATCGCCTCATGCTCCAGACTTAAGTACCATCAAGACGAAAGATTCATGTGCTTCTCCAGATGTTCTTGTCTTAAATTCCAAGAACAGTGCGTCCAAGTCAACACAACGTCGAAATTCATTTGGTCCCACACAAGATTACAAAGCTTCTTCAGACAAAATAATCAAGCGTCGAAACACGTGTGTTCCCACAGGTACTCCCcaatatttaaaactaaaaaccgGCAAGGGACATAATTCAGGCGACAAACATAAGCCATCTATACGCGGCAACGAGTCAAAGGAATCAAGCGACGACTGCGATGACCAAATGCCGCTTTCAAAGTGGTTGCTAAAGATAAATCGCGATAAACCAAAAGCCCTTGATCTGCCCCACAAGATAGAGTTGACTCAAACATTTTGCAGTCCTGCACCAGAGCAAGTAAAGCGAAAAAGAGGACGGCccacaaataataaaaaaacacagccTCCAAGGGAGCCAtcattaaaaactaatttcacCGGGCAGGGTAAGCATTCAGCAGAGCTCCTAACTATAAAACCAAAAAGCGAGACGACTCAAGCAAAGCAACTGCGAAATTTTGCTCAAAAACAGCCCAAACAGCAGAAACAGAGGCTTAAAGCGCCACATCAGAAAAAAACAGCGTCGCTTCAGTTGCGAAAGGGAAAGCAATGCATGCTCGAAAAGATCAGTCAGCAGGCCAAAAACTTCCATAAAGCATCCGGACAGCAGAAGCCATCGACATCTCAAGTCCATAGGAACCCACCGCCAAAGAAAATGAGGAACAATGGTGTAAAATCA ATAAGCGCCAAAACGTTGATGCCAGCCCACATGCCACAGACTGCGATCAACTTGAAATGCTCAGAAATTGATGGACCCGTTGAGAAGGATTTGGGCCAAAAGATCGATAGTACATACGGGAGTCCTAACTATCGCTACGATGTGCTTTATGAGCACAACTACAATATGTTTGGCGATGAGGATAACTTCCGGAGAGCACAAGACTACGCACCAAACAAAATGGATGTGGATCAGCCACTGGTTGACGCTATTAAATTATCTAGTCCCGTGGGCGGCGAAGGGGCCAGCGTCGAGTTAAAACACGATGACGTCTATGACATAccaatggagatatttcgtGAGGTGGAGGAGATTGATCGGTGTCTGGAgaacttaaataataaaacaccCAGCGAGATCGATACCCAGATAGTCCATACCAGCGAGTTCTTTGATAATCTGACGAGACCATCGACAGCAGAGGTAGACAAATCAGATTTAATGGACTTACTTATGAGAGGAAATGAAGAGCTGGATTACgaggacgacgatgacgatgtgCTCTCGATGGCTGCCTCCTGGGATGGACTCGACGATGAGATTTTGGCTGAGCTCGAACCGATCGACAAAACAACGGAGCAGATACTCAATCCCGAGCCCTCCACAGAAACACTTAAGTCAATCGAAAAAGAAGATGCTCaccaaattcaaaaaaaaaaatcgtttcGAATTCCAAAACTAAATGCTGAAGATCTGAAGACACAGCCCTCCGTGATGCGATCCCTCTACGAAATGGAGGAGTTAGAAAAGAATTGCAAGGTGGCTGTGCCGTCTCCACTAGCGGATCCCCCGTTCGCTGAATCCAATCGCAAGCAACGCGACGAAGCAACCGCTGCTCGACGGTCCAGAGAAATATTGCCAGTATTTGCTCCACCATATCGAGTAGAACCAGAATCGTGCACCAACAGCCCACAGTTTATACCACAAGTACCCATCCCCCCGTCAGGCTCCAACCTAGAAGGTGTTAATTGGATTGAAGAAGTTTTTGGGATTAGGTGCATGCAAAGCGTGGACAACAGATGCATCTCTTTCAATTGCGATCATACAATGAACAGTTTGGGCGAAGTGCAGAGACGTTTGTTCAGGATGGACGAGGACACCCTGGTAAACTTCTACCGACAGACGATACGAAGCATTTTCCTGTTTCAGACCTACTACACCTCGTTTGTAGACATCTTCGAATTTCGCCGCCTGTGGAAGCATCTGCTAATCATGCTGGCCGACTGCCGGTTGTACAAAAGCATTTCAGCTCCCCTACTGGTACACGCTTATGAAGCCCTCTATAAGTGCGGCATGCAGAAAGAGGCTGTGAAATGCATTATGGAGTATGTGTGGTTGCCCTGCAAAGCGCATAAATATCGCGATTTTATGCTAATGACGCTAAATATTCTGTGCAACGCCAACTGGGACGATTATTGCGATAAGCTCATGAAGCTGGACCAGGATTATAACTTTGAGATACCCCAAAAAAACTTGATCACCATACTTAAATCTTCCGTAGACCGCTCTGATAAATTTTCAAACGCCCTTAAGTTGATCACCCTACATCCAAATTCTATTTGTACCAACGAAACTATTATGTCGATTCTAAGCAGCACATCGAAAAGCTACAGACAGAATGAAAGTACGAGCGCAAGTCAGGGGCCGTCAGGAGCGGATTCTGGTCCTTCCTCAATTATTACAACATCTGTTGCCGTTCAGCCGTGTCCACCATTAAGAAGACACTCCACAGGTCCTAATTTTAGACATTCGCCAATAGCCGCGTATAACTCAAATGAGAACtatagttttcatttttccaaTGAATATTcgaacaataaacaataa
- the LOC6529245 gene encoding protein deadlock isoform X1, with product MVTLERTANVNLQTHVLRIKKYCMVIVRNLSKMRMRQKLACWQQILTTLGTSSMSEQEWNTIFKGFLDSWLNPYCIQTSCDPSIPLRREFLVRPRKALQGNQTGSVATIPESAVFLEPTSSTKFPPCEASSSIKSRDTVVNSTGCDSGNRERSSSVSNKNSTYKNPGESEYAKIWKQGKRHSTVSSYKARISKRRDSKRRPHTCEPVGKSRESSVCARNEYVFKCRKASPHAPDLSTIKTKDSCASPDVLVLNSKNSASKSTQRRNSFGPTQDYKASSDKIIKRRNTCVPTGTPQYLKLKTGKGHNSGDKHKPSIRGNESKESSDDCDDQMPLSKWLLKINRDKPKALDLPHKIELTQTFCSPAPEQVKRKRGRPTNNKKTQPPREPSLKTNFTGQGKHSAELLTIKPKSETTQAKQLRNFAQKQPKQQKQRLKAPHQKKTASLQLRKGKQCMLEKISQQAKNFHKASGQQKPSTSQVHRNPPPKKMRNNGVKSVSSFMVFTLPNNFLLLPQISAKTLMPAHMPQTAINLKCSEIDGPVEKDLGQKIDSTYGSPNYRYDVLYEHNYNMFGDEDNFRRAQDYAPNKMDVDQPLVDAIKLSSPVGGEGASVELKHDDVYDIPMEIFREVEEIDRCLENLNNKTPSEIDTQIVHTSEFFDNLTRPSTAEVDKSDLMDLLMRGNEELDYEDDDDDVLSMAASWDGLDDEILAELEPIDKTTEQILNPEPSTETLKSIEKEDAHQIQKKKSFRIPKLNAEDLKTQPSVMRSLYEMEELEKNCKVAVPSPLADPPFAESNRKQRDEATAARRSREILPVFAPPYRVEPESCTNSPQFIPQVPIPPSGSNLEGVNWIEEVFGIRCMQSVDNRCISFNCDHTMNSLGEVQRRLFRMDEDTLVNFYRQTIRSIFLFQTYYTSFVDIFEFRRLWKHLLIMLADCRLYKSISAPLLVHAYEALYKCGMQKEAVKCIMEYVWLPCKAHKYRDFMLMTLNILCNANWDDYCDKLMKLDQDYNFEIPQKNLITILKSSVDRSDKFSNALKLITLHPNSICTNETIMSILSSTSKSYRQNESTSASQGPSGADSGPSSIITTSVAVQPCPPLRRHSTGPNFRHSPIAAYNSNENYSFHFSNEYSNNKQ from the exons ATGGTCACACTGGAAAGAACCGCTAATGTTAATTTGCAAACACATGTCTTAAGAATAAAGAAGTATTGTATGGTGATCGTGAGAAACTTGTCAAAAATGAGGATGCGCCAAAAACTAGCCTGCTGGCAGCAAATTCTGACCACGTTGGGAACGAGTTCCATGTCAGAGCAGGAATggaatacaattttcaaagGGTTCCTTGATAGCTGGCTAAATCCCTACTGTATCCAAACCAGCTGC GATCCTAGCATACCTCTAAGACGAGAGTTCTTGGTCAGACCGAGAAAAGCGCTGCAGGGAAACCAGACGGGATCGGTGGCCACAATTCCAGAGTCCGCTGTTTTCCTGGAACCCACCAGTTCCACAAAATTTCCTCCGTGTGAAGCTTCAAGTTCCATAAAGTCCCGTGATACCGTAGTAAATTCAACAGGTTGTGATTCTGGTAATAGAGAAAGATCTTCAAGTGTTTCGAATAAAAATTCTACGTATAAAAATCCTGGTGAATCCGAATATGCTAAAATCTGGAAACAGGGCAAAAGGCATTCGACTGTCAGTTCCTACAAAGCACGAATTTCCAAGCGCAGAGATTCTAAGCGGCGCCCACATACATGTGAACCTGTCGGCAAAAGCCGAGAATCAAGTGTTTGTGCTCGCAATGAATATGTTTTCAAGTGTAGAAAGGCATCGCCTCATGCTCCAGACTTAAGTACCATCAAGACGAAAGATTCATGTGCTTCTCCAGATGTTCTTGTCTTAAATTCCAAGAACAGTGCGTCCAAGTCAACACAACGTCGAAATTCATTTGGTCCCACACAAGATTACAAAGCTTCTTCAGACAAAATAATCAAGCGTCGAAACACGTGTGTTCCCACAGGTACTCCCcaatatttaaaactaaaaaccgGCAAGGGACATAATTCAGGCGACAAACATAAGCCATCTATACGCGGCAACGAGTCAAAGGAATCAAGCGACGACTGCGATGACCAAATGCCGCTTTCAAAGTGGTTGCTAAAGATAAATCGCGATAAACCAAAAGCCCTTGATCTGCCCCACAAGATAGAGTTGACTCAAACATTTTGCAGTCCTGCACCAGAGCAAGTAAAGCGAAAAAGAGGACGGCccacaaataataaaaaaacacagccTCCAAGGGAGCCAtcattaaaaactaatttcacCGGGCAGGGTAAGCATTCAGCAGAGCTCCTAACTATAAAACCAAAAAGCGAGACGACTCAAGCAAAGCAACTGCGAAATTTTGCTCAAAAACAGCCCAAACAGCAGAAACAGAGGCTTAAAGCGCCACATCAGAAAAAAACAGCGTCGCTTCAGTTGCGAAAGGGAAAGCAATGCATGCTCGAAAAGATCAGTCAGCAGGCCAAAAACTTCCATAAAGCATCCGGACAGCAGAAGCCATCGACATCTCAAGTCCATAGGAACCCACCGCCAAAGAAAATGAGGAACAATGGTGTAAAATCAGTAAGCAGTTTTATGGTATTTACGTTACCTAACAACTTCCTTTTGTTACCGCAGATAAGCGCCAAAACGTTGATGCCAGCCCACATGCCACAGACTGCGATCAACTTGAAATGCTCAGAAATTGATGGACCCGTTGAGAAGGATTTGGGCCAAAAGATCGATAGTACATACGGGAGTCCTAACTATCGCTACGATGTGCTTTATGAGCACAACTACAATATGTTTGGCGATGAGGATAACTTCCGGAGAGCACAAGACTACGCACCAAACAAAATGGATGTGGATCAGCCACTGGTTGACGCTATTAAATTATCTAGTCCCGTGGGCGGCGAAGGGGCCAGCGTCGAGTTAAAACACGATGACGTCTATGACATAccaatggagatatttcgtGAGGTGGAGGAGATTGATCGGTGTCTGGAgaacttaaataataaaacaccCAGCGAGATCGATACCCAGATAGTCCATACCAGCGAGTTCTTTGATAATCTGACGAGACCATCGACAGCAGAGGTAGACAAATCAGATTTAATGGACTTACTTATGAGAGGAAATGAAGAGCTGGATTACgaggacgacgatgacgatgtgCTCTCGATGGCTGCCTCCTGGGATGGACTCGACGATGAGATTTTGGCTGAGCTCGAACCGATCGACAAAACAACGGAGCAGATACTCAATCCCGAGCCCTCCACAGAAACACTTAAGTCAATCGAAAAAGAAGATGCTCaccaaattcaaaaaaaaaaatcgtttcGAATTCCAAAACTAAATGCTGAAGATCTGAAGACACAGCCCTCCGTGATGCGATCCCTCTACGAAATGGAGGAGTTAGAAAAGAATTGCAAGGTGGCTGTGCCGTCTCCACTAGCGGATCCCCCGTTCGCTGAATCCAATCGCAAGCAACGCGACGAAGCAACCGCTGCTCGACGGTCCAGAGAAATATTGCCAGTATTTGCTCCACCATATCGAGTAGAACCAGAATCGTGCACCAACAGCCCACAGTTTATACCACAAGTACCCATCCCCCCGTCAGGCTCCAACCTAGAAGGTGTTAATTGGATTGAAGAAGTTTTTGGGATTAGGTGCATGCAAAGCGTGGACAACAGATGCATCTCTTTCAATTGCGATCATACAATGAACAGTTTGGGCGAAGTGCAGAGACGTTTGTTCAGGATGGACGAGGACACCCTGGTAAACTTCTACCGACAGACGATACGAAGCATTTTCCTGTTTCAGACCTACTACACCTCGTTTGTAGACATCTTCGAATTTCGCCGCCTGTGGAAGCATCTGCTAATCATGCTGGCCGACTGCCGGTTGTACAAAAGCATTTCAGCTCCCCTACTGGTACACGCTTATGAAGCCCTCTATAAGTGCGGCATGCAGAAAGAGGCTGTGAAATGCATTATGGAGTATGTGTGGTTGCCCTGCAAAGCGCATAAATATCGCGATTTTATGCTAATGACGCTAAATATTCTGTGCAACGCCAACTGGGACGATTATTGCGATAAGCTCATGAAGCTGGACCAGGATTATAACTTTGAGATACCCCAAAAAAACTTGATCACCATACTTAAATCTTCCGTAGACCGCTCTGATAAATTTTCAAACGCCCTTAAGTTGATCACCCTACATCCAAATTCTATTTGTACCAACGAAACTATTATGTCGATTCTAAGCAGCACATCGAAAAGCTACAGACAGAATGAAAGTACGAGCGCAAGTCAGGGGCCGTCAGGAGCGGATTCTGGTCCTTCCTCAATTATTACAACATCTGTTGCCGTTCAGCCGTGTCCACCATTAAGAAGACACTCCACAGGTCCTAATTTTAGACATTCGCCAATAGCCGCGTATAACTCAAATGAGAACtatagttttcatttttccaaTGAATATTcgaacaataaacaataa
- the LOC6529245 gene encoding protein deadlock isoform X3 has protein sequence MVTLERTANVNLQTHVLRIKKYCMVIVRNLSKMRMRQKLACWQQILTTLGTSSMSEQEWNTIFKGFLDSWLNPYCIQTSCDPSIPLRREFLVRPRKALQGNQTGSVATIPESAVFLEPTSSTKFPPCEASSSIKSRDTVVNSTGCDSGNRERSSSVSNKNSTYKNPGESEYAKIWKQGKRHSTVSSYKARISKRRDSKRRPHTCEPVGKSRESSVCARNEYVFKCRKASPHAPDLSTIKTKDSCASPDVLVLNSKNSASKSTQRRNSFGPTQDYKASSDKIIKRRNTCVPTGTPQYLKLKTGKGHNSGDKHKPSIRGNESKESSDDCDDQMPLSKWLLKINRDKPKALDLPHKIELTQTFCSPAPEQVKRKRGRPTNNKKTQPPREPSLKTNFTGQGKHSAELLTIKPKSETTQAKQLRNFAQKQPKQQKQRLKAPHQKKTASLQLRKGKQCMLEKISQQAKNFHKASGQQKPSTSQVHRNPPPKKMRNNGISAKTLMPAHMPQTAINLKCSEIDGPVEKDLGQKIDSTYGSPNYRYDVLYEHNYNMFGDEDNFRRAQDYAPNKMDVDQPLVDAIKLSSPVGGEGASVELKHDDVYDIPMEIFREVEEIDRCLENLNNKTPSEIDTQIVHTSEFFDNLTRPSTAEVDKSDLMDLLMRGNEELDYEDDDDDVLSMAASWDGLDDEILAELEPIDKTTEQILNPEPSTETLKSIEKEDAHQIQKKKSFRIPKLNAEDLKTQPSVMRSLYEMEELEKNCKVAVPSPLADPPFAESNRKQRDEATAARRSREILPVFAPPYRVEPESCTNSPQFIPQVPIPPSGSNLEGVNWIEEVFGIRCMQSVDNRCISFNCDHTMNSLGEVQRRLFRMDEDTLVNFYRQTIRSIFLFQTYYTSFVDIFEFRRLWKHLLIMLADCRLYKSISAPLLVHAYEALYKCGMQKEAVKCIMEYVWLPCKAHKYRDFMLMTLNILCNANWDDYCDKLMKLDQDYNFEIPQKNLITILKSSVDRSDKFSNALKLITLHPNSICTNETIMSILSSTSKSYRQNESTSASQGPSGADSGPSSIITTSVAVQPCPPLRRHSTGPNFRHSPIAAYNSNENYSFHFSNEYSNNKQ, from the exons ATGGTCACACTGGAAAGAACCGCTAATGTTAATTTGCAAACACATGTCTTAAGAATAAAGAAGTATTGTATGGTGATCGTGAGAAACTTGTCAAAAATGAGGATGCGCCAAAAACTAGCCTGCTGGCAGCAAATTCTGACCACGTTGGGAACGAGTTCCATGTCAGAGCAGGAATggaatacaattttcaaagGGTTCCTTGATAGCTGGCTAAATCCCTACTGTATCCAAACCAGCTGC GATCCTAGCATACCTCTAAGACGAGAGTTCTTGGTCAGACCGAGAAAAGCGCTGCAGGGAAACCAGACGGGATCGGTGGCCACAATTCCAGAGTCCGCTGTTTTCCTGGAACCCACCAGTTCCACAAAATTTCCTCCGTGTGAAGCTTCAAGTTCCATAAAGTCCCGTGATACCGTAGTAAATTCAACAGGTTGTGATTCTGGTAATAGAGAAAGATCTTCAAGTGTTTCGAATAAAAATTCTACGTATAAAAATCCTGGTGAATCCGAATATGCTAAAATCTGGAAACAGGGCAAAAGGCATTCGACTGTCAGTTCCTACAAAGCACGAATTTCCAAGCGCAGAGATTCTAAGCGGCGCCCACATACATGTGAACCTGTCGGCAAAAGCCGAGAATCAAGTGTTTGTGCTCGCAATGAATATGTTTTCAAGTGTAGAAAGGCATCGCCTCATGCTCCAGACTTAAGTACCATCAAGACGAAAGATTCATGTGCTTCTCCAGATGTTCTTGTCTTAAATTCCAAGAACAGTGCGTCCAAGTCAACACAACGTCGAAATTCATTTGGTCCCACACAAGATTACAAAGCTTCTTCAGACAAAATAATCAAGCGTCGAAACACGTGTGTTCCCACAGGTACTCCCcaatatttaaaactaaaaaccgGCAAGGGACATAATTCAGGCGACAAACATAAGCCATCTATACGCGGCAACGAGTCAAAGGAATCAAGCGACGACTGCGATGACCAAATGCCGCTTTCAAAGTGGTTGCTAAAGATAAATCGCGATAAACCAAAAGCCCTTGATCTGCCCCACAAGATAGAGTTGACTCAAACATTTTGCAGTCCTGCACCAGAGCAAGTAAAGCGAAAAAGAGGACGGCccacaaataataaaaaaacacagccTCCAAGGGAGCCAtcattaaaaactaatttcacCGGGCAGGGTAAGCATTCAGCAGAGCTCCTAACTATAAAACCAAAAAGCGAGACGACTCAAGCAAAGCAACTGCGAAATTTTGCTCAAAAACAGCCCAAACAGCAGAAACAGAGGCTTAAAGCGCCACATCAGAAAAAAACAGCGTCGCTTCAGTTGCGAAAGGGAAAGCAATGCATGCTCGAAAAGATCAGTCAGCAGGCCAAAAACTTCCATAAAGCATCCGGACAGCAGAAGCCATCGACATCTCAAGTCCATAGGAACCCACCGCCAAAGAAAATGAGGAACAATGGT ATAAGCGCCAAAACGTTGATGCCAGCCCACATGCCACAGACTGCGATCAACTTGAAATGCTCAGAAATTGATGGACCCGTTGAGAAGGATTTGGGCCAAAAGATCGATAGTACATACGGGAGTCCTAACTATCGCTACGATGTGCTTTATGAGCACAACTACAATATGTTTGGCGATGAGGATAACTTCCGGAGAGCACAAGACTACGCACCAAACAAAATGGATGTGGATCAGCCACTGGTTGACGCTATTAAATTATCTAGTCCCGTGGGCGGCGAAGGGGCCAGCGTCGAGTTAAAACACGATGACGTCTATGACATAccaatggagatatttcgtGAGGTGGAGGAGATTGATCGGTGTCTGGAgaacttaaataataaaacaccCAGCGAGATCGATACCCAGATAGTCCATACCAGCGAGTTCTTTGATAATCTGACGAGACCATCGACAGCAGAGGTAGACAAATCAGATTTAATGGACTTACTTATGAGAGGAAATGAAGAGCTGGATTACgaggacgacgatgacgatgtgCTCTCGATGGCTGCCTCCTGGGATGGACTCGACGATGAGATTTTGGCTGAGCTCGAACCGATCGACAAAACAACGGAGCAGATACTCAATCCCGAGCCCTCCACAGAAACACTTAAGTCAATCGAAAAAGAAGATGCTCaccaaattcaaaaaaaaaaatcgtttcGAATTCCAAAACTAAATGCTGAAGATCTGAAGACACAGCCCTCCGTGATGCGATCCCTCTACGAAATGGAGGAGTTAGAAAAGAATTGCAAGGTGGCTGTGCCGTCTCCACTAGCGGATCCCCCGTTCGCTGAATCCAATCGCAAGCAACGCGACGAAGCAACCGCTGCTCGACGGTCCAGAGAAATATTGCCAGTATTTGCTCCACCATATCGAGTAGAACCAGAATCGTGCACCAACAGCCCACAGTTTATACCACAAGTACCCATCCCCCCGTCAGGCTCCAACCTAGAAGGTGTTAATTGGATTGAAGAAGTTTTTGGGATTAGGTGCATGCAAAGCGTGGACAACAGATGCATCTCTTTCAATTGCGATCATACAATGAACAGTTTGGGCGAAGTGCAGAGACGTTTGTTCAGGATGGACGAGGACACCCTGGTAAACTTCTACCGACAGACGATACGAAGCATTTTCCTGTTTCAGACCTACTACACCTCGTTTGTAGACATCTTCGAATTTCGCCGCCTGTGGAAGCATCTGCTAATCATGCTGGCCGACTGCCGGTTGTACAAAAGCATTTCAGCTCCCCTACTGGTACACGCTTATGAAGCCCTCTATAAGTGCGGCATGCAGAAAGAGGCTGTGAAATGCATTATGGAGTATGTGTGGTTGCCCTGCAAAGCGCATAAATATCGCGATTTTATGCTAATGACGCTAAATATTCTGTGCAACGCCAACTGGGACGATTATTGCGATAAGCTCATGAAGCTGGACCAGGATTATAACTTTGAGATACCCCAAAAAAACTTGATCACCATACTTAAATCTTCCGTAGACCGCTCTGATAAATTTTCAAACGCCCTTAAGTTGATCACCCTACATCCAAATTCTATTTGTACCAACGAAACTATTATGTCGATTCTAAGCAGCACATCGAAAAGCTACAGACAGAATGAAAGTACGAGCGCAAGTCAGGGGCCGTCAGGAGCGGATTCTGGTCCTTCCTCAATTATTACAACATCTGTTGCCGTTCAGCCGTGTCCACCATTAAGAAGACACTCCACAGGTCCTAATTTTAGACATTCGCCAATAGCCGCGTATAACTCAAATGAGAACtatagttttcatttttccaaTGAATATTcgaacaataaacaataa